TTCCGACTGGGCGCGACGACCTCCATTCAAACCCATCACTTGAACCGGGCGATAGCCCGAGCCGGATTGATCTGCAAATGGAGTTTCATCAATATCAAAAACCCCTTCGCGCATGATATCACGCAGAACCAAAGAAGCTTCATCAAAAAGACGTGTCCGCTGCTCCGGGGTCGTCCGCTGCATGATAAGCAGGAGATCTTCCGTATTTACTTTCAAGCCAATATCAGCGATTTCCCGTCGATTGAAACGATCAACGACATCCGGCCATTCGGCCTCGGGAATCTCATCCAATTCCGGTGTGAGCTGGGTTTCGATCAAGTTTTCCAAAGCGACAATTTTCGCGCTGAAGTCCTGATAGGGCTCCATCTGGATCTGGTAAAACGGTGCTACCGACTGCCGTCGCTGCTCAACCAGCCGCTTGGTCCTCAATATGCTTTCGTAATCAAATGGAAACTCTGCCACAACCCGGAATTTGGCAACGCGGTCTGGTAAAATCTGAGGGCCTGCAGGTGACAACCCGACAAAACAAATCAGGACAATAAACCCCCAGATCAGGAAAAAGATAAAGGCGGATATGGTTTTACTTGTATCGAGAAAACTCGTGTTCGTCGAGACAGTCTTACTTTCGCGCCGCTTACGACGGACGTCAGCGGTTTCCTCTTTTTTTGTCTTTTTGCGCTTTAAAAAGGCCATGATAGTGACACCTGGAAACAGGTGTCTCAGTGAGTTCCGTTTTCTCGCTCAGAAGCATGGGCTTCATATGCAGCGATAATCCGGCTGACAAGTGGATGGCGCACCACATCAGTATGCTCAAAATAGAAAAGTTTTATACCCGAAACCTGTGACAGAATCTGCACAGCTTGCTTAAGGCCCGACTTTTTGTGTCGGGGTAAATCGACTTGAGTGATGTCCCCCGTAATAACCATACGACTTCCATCTCCCAAACGCGTAAGGAACATCATCATTTGCTCTGGTGATGTGTTCTGTGCTTCGTCCAAAATGACGTAAGCATTGGATAAAGTGCGGCCACGCATATAGGCAAGTGGCGCGATTTCAATCAAGCCCCGCTCAATCATGCGCGCCGTATCCTCTTGGCCGACCATATCATACATAGCGTCATAAAGCGGACGCAGATAAGGTAAAATTTTCTCCTGGAGATCCCCCGGAAGGAAACCCAGAGCCTCACCAGCCTCAACCGCAGGACGAGTGATGATGATCTTCTGCACTTCCCGTTCCTGAAGGGCTTGTAATGCCGAAGCAACCGCCAGATAGGTTTTACCTGTCCCGGCAGGGCCGATTCCAAAGACCACATCGTGTTTTCCAATAAAGGAAAGGTAACGCTTCTGATTGACTGTCTTGGGAACGATACTCGTCTTTCGCAGCTTGATCACCATAGGGTTCTCAAAAACTTCACGAACCTGCTCCCCTTCACCACGTTTCACAGCGTCCAGTATATGAACAAAATCCGACGAACCAACTTGAATACCCTGACCACGAGCTCGGTCCAGAATATTGAAAAACTCCTCGGCAGAATCTATATCCGGGGTATTACCATCGATCTGGAGCCAATCTTCTCGAGCCAGAAGACTGACACCAAGTATGCTTTCTGCGCGGACCAGATTTTCCTCGCGGCCGCAATAAAGCTGATTCAGATGGCGTGGGCTGGGAAATTGCAGCGTTTTGCTGGGCATGATAGCGTATAAGTGCCGTATCCTAGGGCAAAAAATTAAAAGACAATCATTTGGCGAATGGCCTCAAGCGCTCCCACATTGAGTCTAAACTCTCTGGAAGCA
The Rubellicoccus peritrichatus DNA segment above includes these coding regions:
- a CDS encoding PhoH family protein, which gives rise to MPSKTLQFPSPRHLNQLYCGREENLVRAESILGVSLLAREDWLQIDGNTPDIDSAEEFFNILDRARGQGIQVGSSDFVHILDAVKRGEGEQVREVFENPMVIKLRKTSIVPKTVNQKRYLSFIGKHDVVFGIGPAGTGKTYLAVASALQALQEREVQKIIITRPAVEAGEALGFLPGDLQEKILPYLRPLYDAMYDMVGQEDTARMIERGLIEIAPLAYMRGRTLSNAYVILDEAQNTSPEQMMMFLTRLGDGSRMVITGDITQVDLPRHKKSGLKQAVQILSQVSGIKLFYFEHTDVVRHPLVSRIIAAYEAHASERENGTH